A window of Schistocerca cancellata isolate TAMUIC-IGC-003103 chromosome 1, iqSchCanc2.1, whole genome shotgun sequence genomic DNA:
CTTTCCCATGCCCTTTATCCAGACAACACGGGGTTGGGACTGATATGGTTCTTCTTCAATTTCGCAGATAACCATCTATACACTTATATAGGCTATTACTACGATGGGGTTGCCACTACCAAAGTGATTTTAAAGCTACTGCCAgattctccccctccccctgggGAGGAATCCATGTAACCCTTTAGACCGTGTCTAATATAATCATATGATCGAATGtgacatcatttttcaaaataattgcaCATCATGTATCTGAGGCTGGATGTCGGAACCAGCCTGCTATTTATCTAGGGGGATCTGGAAGATGgccaaaaaaccacatccaggatggacGGAACACCAGCCTCCTCATTAATCCATGTGCCTACCTGTGTCTGGGAATCTGGTGAAATAACACATTTGGCTATCTGGGAGGTCAGAAGAGGTTATAATATGGAtactaacaaaagtaaaagaagaatgatgGATTAAAGCCAAATTAAATCATTTAATGCTGTGGGATTTGGATTAAGAAAGGGGCACTAAAGGTGgtagatgagttctgttatttgagcagcaaaaaaacttttccaaaataaaattcaaaaaggaGATAGAGAGAAGAGGTATTGatgaataattaatttggtaatagactgaagagagagagagagagagagagagagagagagagagagagtgtgtgtgtgtgtgtgtgtgtgtgtgtgtgtgtgtgtgtgtgtgtgtgtatggggtatgggggggggagaagaggtaaaaattgtagaaggggcCATAGGCTCAAATCAGGATCAAATGGATGTAGCAGCAGTAATTATGCAAAGACAGAGATAACTGTGCAGGACTGACTGGCTTGGAGAGATATATGAAACAGGTCTCGAGACTGAGCACCTTAAAAACAACAGACATTCAATTCACTGTAGGTGACACGCACAGAGACTTCATAAGCTTTTGCAGGGTGAGATGAATATATCATCTGGTCTGTGTGCATATAAATACTGTTCACTGGTGACAACAGTATTGTCACATTAATTTgccatcttcaaaatattttatcaaAACAAAATGGGCTCCATATCTTTGGAAGCCTGTGGAATTTTTCAAATTTGAATGTTTACAAAATGCAGTGCTCACAAATGGGTAAAATCGTGTAAAAAAAAAGGAACTCATGTATCCATAAatatattcttatttatttacaaattgccaaaattaaagccatgtagtagtgtaaaaagacAGGAAATTAACAACCATTAATATGATATATGTAATAGGATGTAGCAGGAATTTCTAAGTGttttaaaaaagtaaacttttctacTAGCATTTTTATCTTTTCGTATCATTAATTAATGTCAATATAGCTGAAATTAATTGTAGAATTACAGTAAATAATGCAAAATTTATAGATATTTCACAATAAAATGCCCAATCAGTTACAAATACAGATCTACGGACTTAACTCCTGTATGCAGAGCAGAGATCTATAAATACTGCCTTGGGTTCAGTCAGTTGTGTATATCTATTCAGAATGGTCACCAGATTAATCCAAGCAAAGTATTGCTGGTCTTATGCATTAATACGATACTAACAGTTGAATCTCCAATACAACATTGTAAAGTTTAATAAATGTAAATTCACCTTAAACAATATATTTATAAACCTCAAGAGTTTAGCAAACATATATTTCTAatcaaaataaaagcaaaaaataaaaaataaacgttaTAACATTTACAACAAAAGGGGAGTAATTACTTGTTAGCACAGAAATAGGAACAACTACAGCAGGTCCAAAAGACACGAGACATTCAAATCAGTATTCAATCTATCTTTCAGAAGTCTCTTgattatggatatggaaaacacagCTAAAGGAGAAGAGGAAATTAGAATCTAATATCAAGGTCATTAGACACTGATCGCAAGCACAGAGGGACAAGGTCAGGTAGGATATTACATCTGTGGTAATTGTTTGGGAACATACTTATGCTATTTCTACTCCCTAATTCTTTGCTACAATGATCATTACAGTTGAATATGTGCAGTTCGCAAGTGCAATGTCTTTACCATACATATGTCTATGGACCtcaaaggagggagagagagagagggtgggggggggggggggggggagagagagagagagagagagagagagagagagagagagagagagagagagagagagcgggggggggggggcagtaattaGATAAAATTTATTGGAGGAAGGAAGGAGAACACAGGACATTGTTCCCTTGCATACAATACATTATTACAATTTCTGAATAGAAGAATGATCCCATTGCTCTTCAGTACAGTTTTAGGAAGCCATAAGTGCTACAAGTTTCCTAGAAGCgactgaaaacaaaaagaaaaacagcgGTCTTCTTCACTTAAATGATGGTACACACCCACATAGCTGTATTCAAAATGTTTCttatttaacaaaaatttaaagaattatttCTGTTTGAGGTTTTTAGTTTGTGGCATAACAATAATGCACATATTAAACTTCAGGCAATAAATACATAGGTCACCATTTGTACACAAAATAGCTTacaccaatttaataataataatatctaatTATTTGTATAAGATATAATGTAGCTTTACAAACtctaatattttgtatttatttaacttACTGGTTTATCACAGTGAACAGTTTacctttaaaaaatatatatctaaaacTTCATTTTAATATTCCAGTCTATCAATatacacataattttaaaacaCAAGAAATAGAATTACACAGAACATTAAAAATCTCTTATGTATATAATTAATCAACCTTTATCGATAAAGATTTGTTTTTTCGTTGGTGCTAAATGAAAGCAATCCCTGGATGCCAGTTATTAATACCTAACTGGAGGAGATGAAGCACTTGTTAAGGGACATTTGTTTGCACCATGTCAGCAACAACCAGAAAAATGGTACATATTTCCACTTGATATTTTGTAAGTGCACATGAAGCTTCAGTTACATCAGTTCAAATTCAGCAcacaatatgattttttttccattacttagaaaattactttttcattattATGGAAGATTGGAAGTCAGTACCACCAAAATACATTTATGTTGAGACACACTTAGCcatctctttctttcctttcttagcAAAATACATTAGATCTATAGGAAAAGGAAACAATAGTGTTTGACATTCCCTCAATTGACCTATGTTACATTATTCAGTACAATACATAACTTTTTTTTACACGCTTATCTTTACTTTGACAGTAATGAAACATTGTCACTACTcagtttcttttgaaataaagcagcTGCAACATGAGGGAATTTTAAAATTATCGGGTGCTGGTTCGCCATTTGGATGCAGCGCCAGTAGCTTCCTGTAAATGTATTTCTGCTTGCAGTATGTTCTGTACCCAGACGGGACTTCTAGCTTTGGATTACATGGTGATTCACcagttttcttacatttttctactcTTATCCCTTGCCTGTACTTTTCATCCGTATTAATAATGAACAGCATCTCATTATCAGCTGTTTTGCCAAATTTAGGATAAAGTATTGTTTCCTCGGCATCACATGTGAGCTCTTCATCAGTACTTGAATCAAATCTTGTTGCAACATGTACAATATCATCTGTAAAATAGCTTTGGAAACGTGATGTTTTGTTCTCCAGTAGCCTTTCGATATAACGATGAGGATAATCCCAAACATTTGAGACACACAAGTCTGTACCACCTACAGAACAATTCTTCACATCTTGCTTTGGAATGAAAGCAGTGGGCTTAATGGGGAAGACAAAGTCAGTAACAGTTCTACCTACACCATCAGAACTGCTAGATCGAGTCTTAATCCTGTGAATTTCTTTATTAGGTGCTGAAATTCCATCACTGTCAATAGAGCCTTGTTTCACTTCTGAAGCTAAGTTTTCTTGTAGGGAGTCAACAATGTGCCTCACAGGAAGTTGACTATTAGAAACTAGAAACAATGCACTGGCACTTGCTTGCTGCGATGAAGTTTCTTTGGTTGGCAGATAAACACCTGCAGTAAAATCAACTAGCAGCAACACTAGCAGTTGTCTCTTCATCTTAAAAGTTAAGCAGGTCATTACAGCAGTATGTTATCCAGTTGGTTACCTGAAAAACATCAGTGATATGATCGGTTAATTTTCATATAGTTGATTAGataaaaacaaagcagaataactaGTAGCACCAATATGACCAAAGTCTTAATAACTGGATATGCGTTATTAAGGCCACTGAACAATTCTGAGTACTCCTATTAAGAAAAACCTGAAAATAATAAGGAAATACTTTTTGTCCCTTCCTTAAAAAGTACATGGTTACAAGTGGAGGAGTATGAATTTCATACTGTACTGCTTTGATGTATTAATAGCAACTGTTACCCTGCTTCTCCCCAATAAGGAGTATAATCTTACTGATAAGTGTGTGGATGTGTCAAACGAGTTTACAGGACTTACTAATTACATTCTGCTGCAGAAATATGGTCTAAACAGCATTACATCATGAATGTCCTTCAATTCATATGGCGTATTTACCAGTTTCTTATTTAAAGATGCAATCAAGTGCCCATTTCCTTGCAGCACTTGAGTCTGAAAGGCAGCAAAGAAGTCAGCTGAATCAGTCACAGACATCGACATAATCTCTGGCAGTATATGAAAGTTCCATAACTCCATGACATCTCCATAACAAATTCGGTCAACTAAAGTACCTAAATGCCTACTGAAatatctcatgatgatgatgaagttgttAAACCATCAAGACTATCAAAACTGATGAGGCAAGAACTCTATGAAGCATGTATTCAAGAATATTGCTGTGAAAATCTACATTCTCAAATTGTCATAGGTGAGCTTGGTATTTCTGATCAGTCAAGTCTGATATATGTATAACAGAACTgtagaaaatacaacaaaaataatgacTTGCAAAAGTGTTTTCTCCAACTCAAAAAGTTCTGAATATGTCAATTGACAATATTTGTATTCAAATTTAAATAAGTGTATCTGAAAGTATtaatttccattaaattacaaaaaACTACTGTTTTATCAAGGAGTGAGGAAATCATCTGCAACTCAAGCAcctatgaaaaataaaaaacaattaaatgcTCATTTTTTTTCTAAACTACTATCACTTATACAAAAAAGTATACTAGTTGTGATAAAATTGTACAGAACAGAGAAAACTAAACCAAAGCAGCCTGGATTATTACCAAACaagacacaaatataaaaaatatgaaactttcAGTCCATAAgcgtcaatccatatgaagtggtccagtgatggttgcttgaatatttttaaatattttaattttttatgtgtgattgccctatatttgagCAGTTCAAAAcagctttttaaaataatttatcttgtacCTTTACTGGATgatggccatttttatttgtaggcatgcgacgatttttcagtctggtgacattagcgaaaatttgaatatctctgcactgggctaagttacaacattgcaattaacatgattgtttttagaaaagtgtcctctataacattgtctattacacaaaataccctaaattcacaAATAACTAGTCAAAATGACcttcaaagtttggtatccaaattttcaaaaatccactttttatacCTAAAAATAACAAACatggagtgatttatgagagtctatttttttctatagttagatatcatacactactagcctcatatacagcaagaacacttacaaatgtttccttaattttttatgaattattgaaattttcaaat
This region includes:
- the LOC126090775 gene encoding uncharacterized protein LOC126090775, translating into MTCLTFKMKRQLLVLLLVDFTAGVYLPTKETSSQQASASALFLVSNSQLPVRHIVDSLQENLASEVKQGSIDSDGISAPNKEIHRIKTRSSSSDGVGRTVTDFVFPIKPTAFIPKQDVKNCSVGGTDLCVSNVWDYPHRYIERLLENKTSRFQSYFTDDIVHVATRFDSSTDEELTCDAEETILYPKFGKTADNEMLFIINTDEKYRQGIRVEKCKKTGESPCNPKLEVPSGYRTYCKQKYIYRKLLALHPNGEPAPDNFKIPSCCSCFISKETE